In a single window of the Acidobacteriota bacterium genome:
- the rmuC gene encoding DNA recombination protein RmuC → MENPLYIAIAALIGGLIVGGAVGYLIAARRAAAAMSDAARFEAEAAAARSRIADTESQIKQLAERDARQQERLIETERAKTKAETELAEMQEAVEKTGLRTAELETEIRRLSEQAVQLKTSNADLNAKYNEAVKAIEEQKKFIVEANEKLREAFESLSSEALRRNNSSFLEMAKQTLESQTKESAAELEKRKQAIEHLVKPLGDSLSQFDKKLGEIELKREGAYVEMRTLLDAIKSTTNELGEGTKQLVGALKTSHVRGKYGEISLRRVVEVAGLSPYCDFQEQTSLATDEGKLRPDMIISLPGGRRLILDSKVPLAAYMRAFETEHDDERVRELGEHAKAVRKHLGDLSKKSYWEQLPDTVDFVVMYMQIESSFGAALMADPKLIEDGINNQIVLATPSTLITMLRTVGFLWQQERMAESIYEMRDAGIELYKRTTTLLDHFASVGTNLGRAVNSYNQAVGSLESRFITQLETIKKISGTLAKENIPTLKPIETAIRPVTKSLGPGDDDSVIELPMAEAN, encoded by the coding sequence ATGGAGAATCCACTTTACATTGCAATTGCTGCGTTGATCGGCGGCCTCATCGTCGGCGGAGCCGTCGGGTATTTGATCGCTGCACGTCGTGCCGCCGCGGCGATGAGCGATGCAGCGAGATTCGAGGCTGAGGCCGCTGCCGCACGCAGCCGAATTGCGGATACAGAATCGCAGATCAAGCAACTCGCGGAAAGGGACGCACGTCAGCAGGAGAGGCTGATCGAGACCGAGCGGGCCAAAACGAAAGCTGAGACGGAGCTCGCGGAAATGCAGGAGGCGGTCGAAAAGACCGGTTTGCGAACGGCCGAACTGGAAACCGAGATACGCCGTCTGAGCGAACAGGCCGTTCAATTAAAGACCTCTAACGCGGATCTGAACGCAAAATATAATGAGGCGGTAAAAGCCATCGAAGAGCAGAAGAAATTCATCGTCGAGGCGAACGAAAAGCTGCGTGAAGCGTTTGAATCACTGTCTTCCGAGGCACTTCGCAGAAATAATTCGTCGTTTCTCGAAATGGCTAAACAAACGCTCGAAAGCCAGACGAAAGAATCTGCCGCTGAACTTGAAAAGCGAAAACAGGCGATCGAGCACCTCGTCAAACCGCTCGGCGATTCGCTGTCGCAGTTCGACAAAAAGCTCGGCGAGATCGAGCTAAAACGCGAAGGTGCTTACGTTGAGATGCGCACCTTGCTCGATGCCATCAAGAGCACGACGAACGAACTAGGCGAGGGCACAAAACAGCTAGTCGGCGCACTGAAAACATCGCATGTCCGCGGGAAATACGGCGAGATCAGCCTGCGGCGCGTTGTTGAGGTCGCCGGTTTGTCGCCGTACTGCGATTTTCAGGAGCAGACAAGCCTGGCGACCGACGAAGGAAAGCTCCGCCCCGACATGATCATCTCGCTGCCCGGGGGCAGGCGGCTGATATTGGATTCAAAGGTCCCGCTGGCAGCGTATATGCGTGCTTTTGAGACGGAGCATGATGACGAAAGGGTCCGCGAGCTTGGCGAACACGCAAAAGCCGTGCGCAAACACCTCGGCGATCTGAGCAAAAAATCCTATTGGGAGCAACTGCCTGACACGGTCGATTTCGTTGTGATGTATATGCAGATCGAATCGTCATTCGGTGCGGCTCTGATGGCCGATCCAAAACTGATCGAGGACGGCATCAATAACCAAATTGTCCTCGCAACGCCATCGACGCTGATAACAATGCTGCGAACGGTCGGATTCCTGTGGCAGCAGGAGCGCATGGCAGAAAGCATCTATGAAATGCGTGATGCGGGCATCGAACTTTACAAACGCACAACGACGCTTCTTGACCATTTCGCGAGCGTCGGGACGAACCTGGGCCGTGCAGTTAACAGTTACAATCAAGCCGTGGGTTCGCTGGAATCGCGGTTCATCACGCAGCTTGAGACCATCAAGAAGATTAGCGGGACGCTGGCAAAAGAGAACATCCCGACGCTTAAGCCTATCGAAACGGCTATCCGTCCGGTCACGAAATCACTCGGCCCGGGCGACGATGATAGTGTAATAGAACTTCCGATGGCGGAGGCTAACTGA